One stretch of Zingiber officinale cultivar Zhangliang chromosome 6B, Zo_v1.1, whole genome shotgun sequence DNA includes these proteins:
- the LOC121989502 gene encoding heavy metal-associated isoprenylated plant protein 39-like, translating into MADMKKLVLKLDLQGEKDKKKAMKVVSGLHGIDSISIDMKDKKLTITGAVDPVAAVAKLRKSWHTELLSVGPAKEEKKEEAKNKEGDKL; encoded by the exons ATGGCAGATATGAAG AAATTAGTGCTGAAGTTGGACCTCCAGGGCGAGAAGGACAAGAAGAAGGCCATGAAAGTAGTTTCCGGCCTTCATG GCATAGATTCGATTTCCATAGACATGAAAGACAAGAAGTTGACCATAACGGGAGCGGTGGATCCAGTCGCGGCGGTGGCCAAGTTGAGGAAATCCTGGCACACTGAGTTGCTCTCGGTTGGGCCggcaaaggaggagaagaaagaagaagcgaAGAACAAGGAAGGGGACaagttataa
- the LOC121991526 gene encoding zinc finger MYM-type protein 1-like produces the protein MEEGILFGCYRVTYFKSEHVWDEKVKPQSYCRELQPNQKTQGMKKRKTINSFFKAKEETLTSQGNSSSNIDISNSSNQQSNKSPITDIDISSLEPDPGLRTPIWKYPVNQRDEIRRAYIKMGPYQPIKNEYPPTKFGSQNRRFQSHWFKKFTWLEYSPSKDVAFCFPCFLFDHKHPRNPAFTTDGFKYWKRVNDGDRCAFFMHIGCNTSPHNNAMEHLDNLMNIPRHIDKMMNAQSSEEKQKNRLRLTATIESIRWLILQTCAFRGHDESPSSNNRGNFIEMIKFMGKINENIGDIVLEKAPKNAKYTSPDIQKDILNIFANQVRTKIRKEIGDAKFCILVDEARDTSNKEHMAIVLRFVDIDGFLRERFFAIVHVTDTTAATLKKKISDTLGCYDLHIHNMWGQGYDGASNMRGSWNGLQALFLKDCSCAYYVHCFAHRLQLALTAAAEKEVSIWLFFSKLNSICNLFNASPKRHAELLSAQKAEVAHMVAIGERDTGRGCNQIGNLLRPGKTRWSSNFDSICNMIDMYSSVITVLENMVYDGSSNSIRGEASGLLIAMKSFDFIFILHLMQKIMGLTNLLCRALQEKSLDILNAMDYVSTTKTLLQTLREEGFAILLTYVKEVCAKYDIEIPQMEARYKSATGRSCQQNDSITVEHHYRFDVFTTAIDFQVEELNSKFKDEAVELLKLSCALEPKENFKLFNVDHIYRLAENFYPLDFDTQDLHHLRMQLEHYKIDIVGHERFQNLSTISELCRRLIETNKLGSYNLIDR, from the exons ATGGAGGAAG GAATTTTGTTTGGTTGCTATAGAGTAACATATTTCAAGTCTGAACATGTTTGGGATGAGAAAGTGAAGCCCCAATCTTACTGCCGAGAACTACAGCCAAATCAG AAAACTCAaggaatgaagaaaagaaaaactattAATTCTTTTTTTAAAGCAAAAGAGGAGACATTGACAAGTCAAGGGAATTCTTCATCCAATATTGATATATCAAATTCAAGCAATCAACAATCTAACAAATCTCCTATAACAGATATTGATATCAGTTCTCTTGAACCTGATCCAGGATTACGTACTCCGATATGGAAATATCCTGTTAATCAAAGGGATGAAATTAGACGAGCTTATATTAAGATGGGGCCATATCAGCCTATTAAGAATGAGTATCCACCGACCAAATTCGGAAGTCAAAATCGACGATTTCAAAGTCATTGGTttaaaaaatttacttggttagagTATTCTCCTTCAAAAGATGTTGCATTTTGTTTTCCATGCTTCTTGTTTGATCATAAGCATCCTCGTAATCCTGCATTTACGACGGATGGATTCAAATATTGGAAGCGAGTTAATGATGGTGACAGATGTGCATTTTTTATGCATATAGGATGCAATACTTCACCACATAATAATGCTATGGAACATCTTGATAATTTGATGAATATACCTCGTCATATTGATAAAATGATGAATGCACAATCTTCAGAAGAAAAGCAGAAGAACAGATTGCGGCTTACAGCAACTATTGAAAGCATTCGATGGCTTATTTTACAAACATGCGCATTTAGAGGGCATGATGAATCTCCATCTTCTAATAATCGTGGAAATTTTATCGAGATGATAAAATTTATGGGAAAAATAAATGAGAATATTGGGGACATCGTCTTAGAGAAAGCTCCAAAAAATGCAAAGTATACTTCACCAGATATTCAGAAAGATATTTTGAATATTTTTGCCAATCAAGTGAGAACTAAGATTCGTAAAGAAATCGGGGATGCAAAATTTTGTATTTTAGTTGATGAAGCAAGAGATACATCTAACAAAGAGCATATGGCTATTGTATTAAGATTTGTGGATATTGATGGTTTTTTACGAGAGCGGTTCTTTGCTATTGTACATGTGACTGATACAACTGCTGCAAcacttaagaaaaaaatatctgatACTCTTGGCTGTTATGACTTGCATATCCACAACATGTGGGGacaaggatatgatggtgctagCAATATGCGTGGCTCTTGGAATGGATTACAAGCTCTATTCTTGAAAGATTGTTCATGTGCATATTATGTACATTGTTTCGCTCATCGACTTCAACTAGCATTAACTGCAGCTGCTGAAAAAGAGGTATCCATTtggttattcttttcaaaattgaattccatttgtaATCTCTTTAATGCGTCTCCTAAACGTCATGCTGAGTTACTTTCTGCTCAAAAAGCTGAAGTTGCGCATATGGTAGCTATTGGTGAACGTGATACTGGTAGAGGATGTAATCAAATTGGAAATTTACTACGGCCTGGAAAGACTCGCTGGAGTTCTAATTTTGACTCAATTTGTAACATGATTGATATGTATAGTTCTGTGATTACCGTATTAGAAAACATGGTGTATGATGGGTCCTCTAACTCCATCCGTGGTGAAGCTAGTGGTTTGCTGATAGCGATGAAGTCTTTtgatttcatattcatattacaTTTGATGCAAAAGATAATGGGGTTAACAAATCTGCTTTGTCGAGCATTGCAAGAGAAATCTTTAGATATTTTAAATGCAATGGactatgtttcaactactaaaacTTTGCTTCAGACTTTGAGAGAAGAAGGATTTGCTATTCTACTTACTTATGTGAAAGAAGTTTGTGCCAAGTATGACATTGAGATACCTCAAATGGAAGCTCGTTATAAATCTGCTACAGGTCGTTCTTGTCAACAAAATGATTCAATCACAGTTGAGCATCACTATCGATTTGATGTATTTACTACTGCAATAGATTTTCAAGTTGAAGAGCTTAATAGTAAATTCAAGGATGAGGCAGTGGAACTTCTTAAGCTTAGTTGTgctttggaacctaaagaaaactttAAGCTTTTTAATGTTGATCACATCTATCGACTTGCTGAGAATTTCTATCCTCTTGATTTTGATACACAAGATTTACATCACTTGAGAATGCAATTGGAGCACTATAAGATTGATATTGTTGGCCATGAAAGATTTCAGAATTTATCAACTATTTCTGAATTATGTCGAAGATTAATTGAAacaaacaaattaggaagttacAATTTGATTGACAGGTAA